Proteins co-encoded in one Ananas comosus cultivar F153 linkage group 15, ASM154086v1, whole genome shotgun sequence genomic window:
- the LOC109721428 gene encoding COBW domain-containing protein 1: protein MEDDEDPPLAIRIEDIPGDSPPEASSRRPDSPAAAGDSPVGVTVITGYLGAGKSTLVNYILNARHGKRIAVILNEFGEEIGVERAMINEGEGGALVEEWVELANGCVCCTVKHSLVQALEQLVQRKERLDHILLETTGLADPAPLASVLWLDDQLESEVRLDSIITVVDAKNLKMQLDEHRNSTSFPEAFLQIAFADVVILNKIDLVSDRGHLEDLETEIRNINSLATVIRSVKCQVDLLKLLDRQAYGAKNLAHLSELLEDGKSLPSSSRHDHTVSNMCIYELQPVDLTKVRLWLDDLLWEKSSNMDVYRCKGVLNVHSSNQLHTLQAVREIYEVVPAREWNQTEKKINKIVFIGRNLDLNKLNDSFRGCTVTV, encoded by the exons ATGGAGGACGACGAGGACCCTCCCCTCGCAATCCGAATAGAGGACATCCCCGGCGATAGCCCACCGGAGGCCTCCTCCCGGCGACCGGATTCACCGGCCGCCGCCGGTGACTCTCCCGTCGGAGTCACCGTCATCACCGGCTATCTCGGCGCCGGCAAATCCACG cTCGTAAACTACATCCTGAACGCGCGACACGGGAAGAGGATCGCCGTGATATTGAATGAGTTCGGGGAGGAGATCGGCGTGGAGCGGGCGATGATCAACGAGGGAGAAGGCGGCGCGCTCGTGGAGGAATGGGTCGAGCTGGCGAACGGGTGCGTTTGCTGCACCGTAAAGCACAGCCTTGTCCAAGCTTTGGAGCAACTCGTGCAAAGAAAAGAGAG ACTTGATCACATATTGCTAGAGACGACAGGCTTGGCTGATCCGGCTCCCCTCGCGTCAGTTCTTTGGCTGGATGATCAGCTTGAATCGGAAGTGAGACTAGATTCTATCATTACG GTCGTGGACGCTAAGAATCTAAAGATGCAACTTGACGAGCACCGTAATTCCACTTCGTTCCCTGAAGCATTTCTTCAAATTGCGTTTGCG GATGTTGTTATTCTTAACAAAATTGACTTGGTTTCTGACCGAGGTCATTTGGAGGACTTGGAAACTGAGATTCGTAACATTAATTCTCTAGCTACTGTGATCCGTTCTGTCAAATGCCAAGTTGATTTACTGAAACTATTGGATCGACAAGCATATGGTGCAAAG AATCTAGCTCATCTATCAGAGCTTCTGGAAGATGGAAAATCCTTGCCTTCCAGTAGCCGTCATGATCATACCGTGAGCAACATGTGTATTTACGAACTGCAACCTGTTGATTTGACTAAG GTTCGCTTGTGGCTTGACGATCTTCTTTGGGAAAAGTCATCCAATATGGATGTTTATCGCTGTAAGGGAGTTCTAAATGTCCACAGCTCCAATCAACTTCATACTTTACAG GCAGTAAGAGAAATTTACGAGGTCGTACCAGCTCGAGAATGGAATCAAACTGAGAAGAAAATCAACAAAATAGTTTTTATAG GTCGTAATTTGGATTTGAACAAACTCAACGACTCTTTCAGAGGTTGCACAGTAACAGTGTAA
- the LOC109721430 gene encoding uncharacterized protein LOC109721430, with protein sequence MSFPSARSISSPILRETLRQRRRGGGRRRGHGWRRRRSPKQSGRRKEMKRVAEKLEALKLLIPSSLRSHGGGGGGAAEAEAEAELLLEEAAGYIERLRSQVQILKHLVDFYGAGEGNAAAAEEEE encoded by the coding sequence ATGAGCTTCCCCTCCGCGAGGTCGATCTCGTCCCCGATCCTCCGCGAAACCctacgacaacgacgacgaggaggaggtaGAAGAAGAGGACATGGATGGAGGAGGCGGAGGtccccgaagcaatcgggccgGAGGAAGGAGATGAAGCGAGTAGCGGAGAAGCTCGAGGCGCTGAAGCTGCTGATCCCATCGTCCCTGCGAtcccacggcggcggcggcggcggcgcggcggaggcggaggcggaggcggagctgCTCCTGGAGGAGGCGGCGGGGTACATCGAACGGCTCCGATCGCAGGTTCAAATCTTAAAGCATTTGGTCGATTTCTACGGCGCCGGAGAGGGgaacgccgccgccgcggaggaggaggagtag
- the LOC109721429 gene encoding uncharacterized protein LOC109721429: protein MALSKIHGHWEYSYQRIFDFKEEIVRRNPGSHVEVKLEVINGEYHFQRVFLAFGPCIQGFLNGCRPYIALDGCHLKGKHRGVLVSATSIDGNSSIFPVAFGVVESENSNSWEWFLHGLKTAIGDFEGLVFSSDRQKGLDEAVQVVYPRVEHRECMRHLYANFKKKFRGDCYRDSLWAAARAYTPNVYETSIAKVYEANPMAFEYLRQNHSYLWSRSKFGTIAKCDYLTNNIFESFNAWLSNDRHRPLIDMLDTIRQKIMVKMEDRRNRARKWDSEIVPTVLKYVNNISKGLGQYEVLWSDEFSAEVIGPQSRFEVRLHDMQCSCRLWQVKGVPCIHAMSVIGKLKHEKWENYVHPYFTVAKYKEAYASSIAPLPSCDQWVKIDIGLRVLPPILKRPAGRPRNKRIRASDEMAIRKRHRCKRCNKLGHRAKTCKNPVDVNQQAAAGPSEAANQQPAAGPSQAANQQPAAAGNQQPTGPPQVGNQHSRAPIQAENQQAGDPHSEPPSQTSISSGKRRRGKRVASRSRYLQSQDGSTISEIDALGSLEN from the exons ATGGCATTGTCTAAGATTCATGGGCATTGGGAGTATTCGTATCAAAGAATCTTTGATTTTAAAGAGGAAATTGTGAGAAGAAATCCTGGCAGCCACGTGGAGGTAAAGCTGGAAGTGATTAACGGAGAGTATCATTTTCAGCGAGTTTTTCTTGCATTTGGTCCATGCATACAAGGATTCCTCAATGGATGTAGACCTTACATTGCATTAGATGGATGCCATCTCAAAGGAAAGCATAGAGGAGTTTTGGTATCGGCCACAAGTATTGACGGAAACTCCTCAATTTTTCCAGTAGCTTTTGGTGTTGTGGAGTCGGAGAACTCGAATAGTTGGGAATGGTTTCTTCATGGGTTGAAGACAGCCATAGGAGATTTCGAAGGCCTTGTATTCTCATCAGATAGACAAAAAGGCTTAGATGAGGCCGTTCAAGTTGTATATCCAagagttgaacatagagaatgcaTGCGCCATCTTTATGCCAATTTCAAGAAAAAATTTCGTGGGGACTGCTATAGAGACTCACTGTGGGCTGCAGCAAGAGCATATACACCTAATGTTTACGAAACTAGCATCGCTAAGGTGTATGAAGCAAATCCGATGGCATTTGAATACTTGCGGCAAAACCACAGTTATTTGTGGAGTCGAAGTAAATTCGGAACCATTGCTAAGTGTGATTACTTGACTAACAATATATTTGAATCATTCAACGCATGGCTATCTAATGATAGGCATAGACCACTGATTGATATGCTTGATACTATCCGCCAAAAAATAATGGTTAAGATGGAGGATAGAAGAAATAGAGCAAGAAAATGGGATTCAGAAATTGTACCAACGGTTCTCAAATATGTAAACAATATAAGCAAG ggtttgggtCAATATGAGGTGTTATGGAGTGATGAATTTTCAGCAGAAGTTATTGGACCGCAATCAAGGTTTGAGGTGAGACTACATGATATGCAGTGTAGCTGCAGGTTATGGCAAGTGAAAGGTGTGCCATGCATTCATGCAATGTCAGTAATAGGTAAATTAAAACATGAAAAGTGGGAAAATTATGTGCACCCATATTTTACGGTGGCCAAATATAAGGAGGCCTATGCTAGTTCTATTGCACCATTACCCAGTTGTGATCAATGGGTAAAAATTGATATCGGTCTTCGTGTATTACCTCCTATTTTAAAAAGGCCAGCTGGGAGACCTCGAAACAAGCGAATTAGAGCATCGGATGAGATGGCAATCAGGAAGAGACATCGATGCAAAAGATGCAATAAGTTAGGCCACCGTGCAAAAACATGCAAGAACCCTGTCGATGTGAATCAACAGGCTGCTGCAGGACCATCTGAAGCAGCAAATCAACAGCCTGCTGCAGGACCATCTCAAGCAGCGAATCAACAGCCTGCTGCAGCAGGGAATCAACAGCCTACAGGACCACCACAAGTAGGTAATCAGCACTCTAGAGCACCAATTCAAGCAGAGAATCAGCAAGCAGGGGATCCGCACTCTGAACCACCATCTCAAACAAGTATTAGTAGTGGCAAAAG GCGTAGAGGAAAGAGGGTAGCATCGAGATCAAGATACTTACAGTCTCAAGATGGAAGTACTATTTCTGAAATTGATGCACTTGGTAGTCTAGAAAATTAA